The following are encoded in a window of Bdellovibrionales bacterium genomic DNA:
- a CDS encoding beta-sandwich domain-containing protein yields the protein MLTTTKRVLAAALALSSLVASNPSLAALEGSARINQVTRKSGGQLYRAYLASPISLSRVSIDVLSAKAKIHDAAIVTASMASIPLYNLQETAVIPAGKSAVSEYINRNDLIIAVDVQAESFGAVADLRLRVASEDGAPKISAVIPQDSSGSLNPAPPSSPQPPPYYPQPTPPPPPPPPTPTPPEVVYLSYPFSNRGNQKISCSATDKGWEEHWGGHGSCGECLKKHGECIETCTATDVVVYGTGYDVYGRIAKFEGRGGDSYDARRDMQQVCDYYRLTRCESDPGKSDSTNSDVVSRRSCK from the coding sequence ATGTTAACAACTACCAAAAGAGTTTTGGCAGCGGCACTGGCGCTTTCGTCGCTGGTGGCAAGTAACCCTTCCTTGGCTGCGCTTGAAGGTTCAGCCCGCATCAATCAAGTGACGCGTAAATCTGGTGGCCAACTTTATCGTGCTTACTTAGCTAGTCCGATTTCGCTTTCTCGTGTTTCCATTGATGTTCTTTCGGCGAAAGCCAAAATCCATGACGCCGCCATCGTGACTGCATCCATGGCGAGCATTCCGCTTTATAACTTGCAGGAGACCGCTGTGATCCCAGCCGGGAAGAGCGCGGTCTCTGAATATATTAATCGCAATGACTTGATCATCGCTGTCGATGTTCAAGCAGAATCTTTCGGTGCCGTTGCAGATTTGCGCTTGCGCGTGGCTTCGGAAGATGGTGCACCTAAAATCTCGGCGGTGATTCCGCAAGATAGCTCCGGTTCTTTGAACCCAGCTCCGCCTTCATCGCCTCAGCCACCGCCATACTACCCACAACCAACTCCGCCGCCACCACCACCTCCACCAACGCCGACTCCGCCAGAAGTGGTGTACTTGAGCTATCCGTTCTCAAACCGTGGCAATCAGAAAATTTCTTGCTCAGCAACCGACAAGGGCTGGGAAGAGCACTGGGGCGGGCACGGCAGCTGCGGTGAGTGCTTGAAGAAACACGGTGAGTGCATTGAAACTTGCACAGCAACCGACGTGGTTGTGTACGGCACAGGCTATGATGTTTACGGACGCATTGCGAAGTTCGAAGGCCGCGGTGGTGATTCTTACGATGCTCGTCGCGATATGCAGCAAGTGTGTGATTACTACCGTCTGACTCGCTGTGAATCTGATCCTGGAAAATCAGACTCGACAAACAGTGACGTGGTTTCAAGACGTTCTTGCAAATAG
- a CDS encoding DUF2945 domain-containing protein, which produces MEKFKQKSKVEWLWLGKPVSGTVEEVYTESVTKEIKGKKITRHGTLEKPAYLVRSEAGNLALKLATELRSPKATKKFDIKLFK; this is translated from the coding sequence ATGGAAAAATTCAAACAAAAAAGCAAAGTCGAATGGCTATGGCTCGGTAAGCCGGTTTCGGGCACCGTCGAAGAAGTCTATACGGAGTCCGTGACCAAGGAAATCAAAGGTAAAAAAATCACCCGTCATGGAACTTTAGAAAAACCGGCCTATCTGGTCCGTTCAGAGGCCGGCAATCTGGCACTGAAATTGGCCACCGAACTTCGCAGCCCGAAGGCCACGAAGAAGTTCGACATCAAACTTTTTAAGTAG
- a CDS encoding lipocalin family protein: MKHTEPLKTVSYVDIPKFMGPWFVIANIPTFVEKGATNAVEAYTWNEKEKRIDVDFHYRKDHPGGELKSYPQKAWIYDEKTNAEWRVQPWWPLKFAYLVIDLAPDYSYTVIGVPSRNYVWIMARGKTLPPETLDAIYKKLEAMGYDINKIQKVPQS; the protein is encoded by the coding sequence ATGAAACACACCGAACCGCTCAAAACAGTGAGTTATGTCGACATTCCGAAATTTATGGGGCCATGGTTTGTGATTGCCAATATTCCGACCTTTGTTGAAAAGGGCGCGACCAATGCGGTGGAGGCTTACACTTGGAACGAGAAGGAAAAGCGCATTGATGTCGATTTTCACTATCGCAAAGATCACCCGGGTGGAGAACTTAAAAGCTATCCCCAGAAGGCATGGATCTACGATGAAAAAACCAACGCCGAGTGGAGAGTTCAGCCGTGGTGGCCGCTCAAATTTGCCTATCTCGTGATTGATTTAGCCCCGGATTATTCTTACACCGTGATCGGCGTACCAAGCCGAAACTACGTCTGGATCATGGCACGTGGTAAAACTCTGCCGCCCGAAACTTTAGACGCCATCTATAAAAAACTTGAAGCCATGGGATATGACATTAATAAAATCCAAAAGGTGCCTCAGTCTTAA
- a CDS encoding MerR family transcriptional regulator — MSSRPKEFFSIRQLIEITGLSEFTLRGWENRYQAFNPQRTDTGRRLYTLQDIEKARLLDELSTKGHRIGDIAGLSLKELKALVPETETLSSSNEERVQDGFLKTVMGKAQLFLWDEIKDLLDKKRSAMKAEPFIQQTLMPLVGHMGYLVGEGQFTVAQEHILSALVKEQLVLMRAKSRKAKSESRLVMTTPEGDLHDMGIVISATLAAENSVKTLFLGPSTPKMDLCESCIRYKATHLLLASTVSEKEGAKESLYSYVNFLDKNLPKKVHILIAGRNTFEFKAKLERPVTYLKSMEEYIAYLKQLE; from the coding sequence ATGTCGAGTCGGCCCAAAGAATTTTTCTCTATACGACAGCTTATTGAGATCACTGGACTTTCCGAGTTCACCTTGCGTGGCTGGGAAAACCGTTACCAGGCCTTTAACCCTCAAAGAACTGACACGGGCCGCCGCCTTTACACTTTGCAAGATATTGAAAAAGCCCGGCTCTTGGATGAACTCAGCACAAAGGGCCATCGCATCGGCGATATTGCGGGTCTTTCTTTAAAGGAACTTAAAGCCCTTGTTCCAGAGACCGAAACTTTGTCTTCCAGCAACGAAGAGCGTGTTCAAGATGGTTTTTTAAAAACCGTCATGGGAAAAGCTCAGCTTTTTTTGTGGGATGAAATCAAAGATCTTTTAGACAAAAAAAGAAGTGCTATGAAGGCCGAGCCGTTTATCCAACAAACATTGATGCCCTTAGTGGGTCACATGGGTTACCTGGTGGGCGAGGGTCAATTTACCGTAGCGCAAGAGCATATTCTTTCAGCCCTCGTCAAAGAGCAGCTTGTGCTGATGCGTGCAAAATCTCGCAAAGCAAAATCAGAATCCCGTCTGGTGATGACAACTCCCGAGGGAGATCTACATGATATGGGGATTGTGATCTCTGCAACCCTTGCCGCCGAGAATTCAGTGAAGACTCTTTTTTTGGGCCCTAGCACTCCGAAGATGGACCTGTGCGAGAGCTGCATTCGCTATAAGGCCACTCACCTTCTTCTTGCAAGCACGGTTTCAGAAAAAGAAGGTGCAAAAGAAAGTCTTTACTCCTATGTGAATTTTCTCGACAAGAATTTGCCAAAGAAAGTTCACATTCTTATTGCTGGCCGGAACACTTTTGAGTTTAAAGCTAAATTGGAGCGACCCGTGACATATTTGAAGTCCATGGAAGAGTATATTGCTTACCTTAAGCAGCTTGAATAA